A region of Thermovibrio ammonificans HB-1 DNA encodes the following proteins:
- the smpB gene encoding SsrA-binding protein SmpB — protein sequence MAGGRAPEIKNKKAFYDYDILERYEAGIELKGTEVKSLREGKANLRDSFVRIENGEAFLFNAYIAPYTHGNLFNHEPTRKRRLLLHKREIKRLAGKVAEKGLTIVPLRIYFNERGKAKVEIALVKGRKKYDKREAIKRRELEREAQKAMKFYR from the coding sequence ATGGCAGGAGGAAGAGCGCCGGAAATAAAGAACAAAAAGGCCTTTTACGACTACGACATACTGGAGCGTTACGAGGCCGGCATAGAGCTTAAGGGCACCGAGGTGAAGTCCCTCAGGGAGGGTAAGGCGAACCTGCGCGACTCTTTCGTCCGGATAGAAAACGGCGAAGCTTTCCTCTTTAACGCCTACATAGCCCCTTACACCCACGGCAACCTCTTTAACCACGAGCCCACAAGGAAGAGGAGGCTCCTACTCCACAAGAGGGAGATAAAGAGGCTTGCGGGAAAAGTTGCCGAGAAGGGGCTGACCATTGTTCCCCTGAGAATCTACTTTAACGAGAGGGGAAAGGCAAAAGTGGAGATAGCCCTCGTTAAGGGAAGGAAGAAGTACGACAAGAGGGAAGCCATAAAGAGGAGGGAGCTGGAGAGGGAGGCTCAGAAGGCCATGAAGTTCTACAGGTAA